CTTAAAAGCTCGGTGAAAACACATCCTAAAGACCACAAATCAACCTCTAGCCCATAATCTGTTGACCCATAGAGAAGTTCAGGGGTCCTGAACCAGCGAGTTCCCACACATGATGTCAGAGAACCATGCTTGATGTCTTCACCCTCCGCTGGCTCATAAGAACCAGACCCCTTGAAAGGATCTTCTTCCATGTCACTTGTCGTGCAAGTTGCAAGACAAGATGTATTTTCATCATGGACATTGGTTTCTCTGGCTATTTCATCCATGGATATTTTAGCTTTGAGCTCATCCATCTCTCTAAAATATTCCTCCTTACTTACTGAACCTCGCTCTTGATTGGCATTTCCTTCCTGGCATGAGCTGCCCGCATCAAAAGCAACTTCTGGGGTTTGATTGATCTCAGTTTGATGTAATGGTTTCTGTTCATATAGCTGAAGATTGTCATCTGCTACAACATACCCAGGCTCCATGAGCATCCTTGCCTGCAAATATATCAAAGTAAACATATGAGTCCTCAAGATAAGCACAAGCCTTGAGGCAGCTGCATATCACCAACCTGAATGGATTCTTCAGTTCTTCCTATGTAATTGgtaaaagcaaaaaacaaattTCTTAACTGTCAAGTGCAGAAGACATATCAATCACATCTCAACTTGAAGAACGGCATATATGAAATTCAAGTTTTCCATATCATGAACATTATTTCTCAAAATTAACCATAGGTGAACAGGTACGGCTAAACAGGAAATAGGAAATTCAAGTTCTACCTTTTCCTGGCTTCTATATCCTAGTTTGTTATGAACAAATTAACCTCTacacccaaaaagaaaaaagaaaagaggcaaGCATGGGTTGAATATAATGACTAGCAATCGAGTCTGATAACACAAATCTGGAAGCTCTGCAGATGAGAAATGAAGAAAACATCCCTATTTAATGAAATGCTGATAGCCTCTCATCGGAACATCTCAACAGAGTAATTAAGTGGGTGAGAAAACATAAGTTTGACCAAACAACTCCGCTGCAAAATGCTATCACAGTGGAGGAGTGGAGAAGGTTACAAGAATGCATCATTGCCCACCCTTTCCCAAGCAGGATGTTTAACATGCTACCTATAGATTGCAATGagaaaaggcatcaaagttcCAATATACAACATAGTAGACCAACATAAATACACAAAACACCAATTTTTGgcaatgaaaagtgaaaaccaaCTTGATTTGTTGATCAGGAAAACACCCTCTCATAACCCTCAATCAAAaacataagaaacaaaaaaacttcattgaattcaagcataactttcCAGTAAACTGCATGATTAAGACCAACATTCACAACTATAATACAACTCTCAAACAACACTGCGGAGGCAAAAAAATGTCAGGGTTTTTACCTGCCCAAAGTCTGCTAACTTGAGCACTCCACCATCGGATATCAACAGATTCCCAGGCTTCAAATCGCGATGCACGATCATATTCCGGTGACAAGCGTCCACTCCACATAGAATCTGAATCATCCATCTCTTGACCTCCCCAACTGGGAGCCCGCCTCCCTTCTTGGCCTCCCTAATCACCGTCGCCAAATCCGTCCTCAAGAACTCCAGCACCAAAACGGCGTCCTCGTCCTCTCGCCAAAAGTACTCGTGCAAAACTACTACATTGGGGGTGCCCTGGAGGATCTGTAGAGCCTCGATCTCGCGGAACGCAGACTGGTAGTCGTGTACCTCCTTGAGAGCCACCTCGAGATTGTCGGACTTGCGACGCGCCCGGTAGACGTCGGAGTAAGCGCCGGAGCCCACACGTTCTTGGATTTCGTACTTGGCGATAATCTCGGGTCGGGTGTGGATGCTCCAGCTCTTCGGTGGTGGCGGGTTCAGGTCCATCTTAGTTCTTACTTCTTACAGTAGCAAGTGTGGAACCCTGAAAAGCCCAGATGAATCGGAGAGTATAGTTTTAAACGATTTCATCGCTTTTATCATCGGATGTCCTATCCCGTTAGAGTGATTGGCTGATTGATTGCTTTGAGACTTTGACTGTTGCGACTGCCTTTTCATTTTGACAATTTAAAAACACGGAGACAgttaaaatgattaaaattaaGGGTGACAAAATTATATATAGTTCGAACAATCCAATTTGTTCGAtccgaattaaatcaagtttggacataagttatttATCTGAAATTCGaattcaaacataaaaattttgtccaatttaaaatCGAGTTCGGGTTCAAACACAGAAATCTTTTATGATTCACTTGTCTGGATCCTAACTCGAATTAtgttattgttcgatttacttgtccggatttaaatcaatccgagtttgatcaattgagtACATCCAAAATTTAATCCGGATTAGGatataaaacatataaatatttcttaaaTGTTTGTTATTGTTCAACCTGCaatcgattttttttgtcatctctACTTAACATGTGAGAGGGGTGAGCCAGGGCTAAAAATGGCTTGTTGGGCCAAGTTATTAAACACGTCGACTAGTCTTGTAATTAAAGTGGACAGCCCAGCTAAATCACTCAAGTTGGGCTTTTGGAATCTAAGACTGAAAGGCCTGGCGTTGATTTTAGACTGTGAAGTTGAATGCAATAAAATATGACCAAATTGTAAAATATGACCAAATTGTGATTGATACTTTGATATTGTACTTCCAACATTCTGGTAAATTAAAGCAGTATAATCTCTCAACTTTATAGAATGGCAGTTGTTTGTATAATTGGGGAACCCTTGTGATCCTTCAATTCTTCCTCCTCTAATTCTTTCCCCTCCTCATCCCAAATCTGGGATTTCTCACATCCATATGCCCAActacacaaaatatagtacagcacATTCACCACACTCAGAATACTAAGAAGCAAATAGTAGTAGTCATAGTGTCCCCTATTCAGATTATCAGATACCCAACTCACATCCCCACCTTTTTTGCTCACATCATCAACAATCCCAATTATAAGACTTGCCACCAAACTCCCAACAGCAAATCCAAGTGACAAAAGAGCCACTGCAATGCTTCCCATGCTTTTAGGGAACTGAGAGTAAAAGAACTCTAATTGACCAATTGCATTCAAGGCTTCAGCTAATCCAGTGAGGCAATATTGTGGCGCTAACCACATTACACTCATGCTCACAACACCTTGTGGTTTGTCTGCTAATCCTTCTCTGAATGCCACTTCTCGCCGCCTCCTCTCTACCTCTGCTGCTACTGCTGTGGCTAAACAAGCGATTGCTAGACCCATTCCCATTCTCTGTTTGAAGCTGAGTCCTCTTGGTTCATTGGTGAATTTCGAGAGTAGAGGGACTAAAAGGCGATCGTAGATGGCAACCCAGATCGTCAAAGTCAGGATTGCAAAGACATAAATTGAGGCTGCTGGAATTTTGAAGTTGCCAATGAATGTCCTGTCCATGGTTTTTGCTTGGAGAACAGGAAATGAGTGTTGGCTTATAACCGCAGCGATCATGATTCCTGTAGACCAAATGGGAATGACTTTGATCAATGCTTTAAGCTCTTCTACTTGCCTTACAGTGCACAGATTCCATGGCTCCGCGGCCAAcccattagagttcaaatttttgTCGGAGTTTTCAATGATGCACGCTTTGTTCAGAAACCTGAAGAGAGACCaaaattctcatttcattcagTCATTTTTACAAACAGCTAGCAGATTTATTCATTTAGGCAGACTCCAACATCAACATGACATGTAATATTGTTATAGATACATACCTTAGTTTTTCGGTTGGGGCGAAAATCTTGGAACCTTTGTGATAGAACCATTTGTCAGAATCTGTTGGAGGTAACTCAAGGTGCTTCTTCTTCCATGCTGCAGCTACGACTTGTGCAAAACTAGTTAACAAGCTCTTGTCTGCTTTAACTTTGACATAGAGTGGAGAGCCCAAGAAGTAGAACACGGCGGACAAAAACATGAGCCCGACGGGGATTCCAAAACCCACAGCCCAACCAGCTCTTTCTTGGATGTAAACAATAACCAATACTGCAAATATGATGGAAATCCCAACTGAAGCATAGTACCAGTTGAAGAAGGTCTGCAAAATCCTATCATTTTTGGGGTTATCGGGGTTGTTTAACTGGTCTGCGCCAAACGCTATCGAACATGGCCTAATACCACCAGCTCCTATTGCCATTAGAGCAAATGAGGAGAATAGGAATGCTAGTTGTGCTGAATTTGGGGATGGACAACTTTCTGTAGTTTGTATTGCTAGGTTGCAGTAGGAAGGCCTTGCACTTGGAATAATTGCTGTTAACCATAACATAATTATTCCCTGCATAAAGAAAAGTACCAATTGAACTTTACAGGTTATCTCAAAAAGAACTACCCTGGCAGAATAATAGGAAAGAAAAGTTGCTCACAGTGAGGCTGATGATAGTTCCAATTGCAATCACGCGAAACCGGCCTAACCAAGAATCAGCTAGAAAAGCACCCAAGATTGGCAGAAAATTTGTTACTGCTCCCCAAATGGACAGTACATAAGCTCCAGTAGCATTAGACATGTGATACTGATAAATTAGGTACAGAATCATATTTG
This genomic window from Tripterygium wilfordii isolate XIE 37 chromosome 9, ASM1340144v1, whole genome shotgun sequence contains:
- the LOC120005495 gene encoding cyclin-dependent kinase F-1-like; the encoded protein is MDLNPPPPKSWSIHTRPEIIAKYEIQERVGSGAYSDVYRARRKSDNLEVALKEVHDYQSAFREIEALQILQGTPNVVVLHEYFWREDEDAVLVLEFLRTDLATVIREAKKGGGLPVGEVKRWMIQILCGVDACHRNMIVHRDLKPGNLLISDGGVLKLADFGQARMLMEPGYVVADDNLQLYEQKPLHQTEINQTPEVAFDAGSSCQEGNANQERGSVSKEEYFREMDELKAKISMDEIARETNVHDENTSCLATCTTSDMEEDPFKGSGSYEPAEGEDIKHGSLTSCVGTRWFRTPELLYGSTDYGLEVDLWSLGCVFTELLSLEPLFPGNSDIDQLSRIINVLGNPTEDIWPGCARLPDYRIISFSKVENPIGLEGRLPNRSPDEILLVKKLVCYNPASRATAMELLHDKYFVEEPLPVPISELRVPSTKSGQDEESSGEWYDYNDSDSDFDEFGPPKVTTTHSGFSIQFP
- the LOC120006043 gene encoding protein NRT1/ PTR FAMILY 1.1-like: MSSAVTTEAERMKFFSEEKGTTTHDDKVARKKGGLRTMPFIIANETIEKVAGAGLHANMILYLIYQYHMSNATGAYVLSIWGAVTNFLPILGAFLADSWLGRFRVIAIGTIISLTGIIMLWLTAIIPSARPSYCNLAIQTTESCPSPNSAQLAFLFSSFALMAIGAGGIRPCSIAFGADQLNNPDNPKNDRILQTFFNWYYASVGISIIFAVLVIVYIQERAGWAVGFGIPVGLMFLSAVFYFLGSPLYVKVKADKSLLTSFAQVVAAAWKKKHLELPPTDSDKWFYHKGSKIFAPTEKLRFLNKACIIENSDKNLNSNGLAAEPWNLCTVRQVEELKALIKVIPIWSTGIMIAAVISQHSFPVLQAKTMDRTFIGNFKIPAASIYVFAILTLTIWVAIYDRLLVPLLSKFTNEPRGLSFKQRMGMGLAIACLATAVAAEVERRRREVAFREGLADKPQGVVSMSVMWLAPQYCLTGLAEALNAIGQLEFFYSQFPKSMGSIAVALLSLGFAVGSLVASLIIGIVDDVSKKGGDVSWVSDNLNRGHYDYYYLLLSILSVVNVLYYILCSWAYGCEKSQIWDEEGKELEEEELKDHKGSPIIQTTAIL